ACAATGATACGCATTATACAGGTTTTTGATCCTTTTTGTCGACGTGACCCTCTCCAGCGCATGCGCGGTGGCGGTGGTTgtattgattttgatttacCACTACGTGGGTTTCACATTATACTGCATGGACtcgttagaaataaaaatccaaGTGACAAAAAGTCTTTATTACTCTCGTGTGGAAGTCGACGGCGCATCCAGTTTTTCAGAAAACTGATTCACAGCCATACAATATTTCTCCGAATGATATGTTCTAGATATTTGTGATAATAAGGGATTCCCATGAGGGGAATTCAGCCACAGTGACGCATTACCTGTATGCCCCACCATGGCTATAAATGCTATCAACATTCGTGTATTCAAGAGCCCTCTTTGTATTTGCGGTTGTTTGAGTAACGTCTCCAAAATATGGCCATCGGGAAGACCATTTATAAGTTCAAAAACACTGGAGCCCCTTTCACCAATCAACCAAGACGCTGCTGCTGGAACATTGCTACCCGTGTATCGTAGAGCGGTCTCTGCATCTTCCAAAGAAAATCCTAGGTCTTTTAAAGAGACCAATGCTTCAGGATTGGGCGGCTCCATGATTTTCGTTCTCCAAGCACGGAATTTATCCAGAAATCGCTGCAAATGCTCTGCTCGTCGATAGGTTTCGTCACAATTTGATGCCAACGATGTGTTTCCGTCTTCAGAGGAGTTGAACCTAGCTGCGATCTCCTCCGGCGTTATGACCTGAACCGTAAACTGCTGGTTAC
This DNA window, taken from Pieris brassicae chromosome 14, ilPieBrab1.1, whole genome shotgun sequence, encodes the following:
- the LOC123718068 gene encoding ubiquitin-associated domain-containing protein 1; its protein translation is MLVSESGLNGNSDIFVKIVGPEGQVFSSYFAEDTLIEEVKNRSIDYFYPNGENSSSRFKIVRVSDTTTLHDFLTLSQEQVAMFDELLLIERRTPEAGTLWDLGSVRAPQPNAIAAATASLPTPLNPMRQPNLQSLLSTNELTFELRKILISLIEAGARLAAAGRSYELTLAQLSAALDEPQRNQQFTVQVITPEEIAARFNSSEDGNTSLASNCDETYRRAEHLQRFLDKFRAWRTKIMEPPNPEALVSLKDLGFSLEDAETALRYTGSNVPAAASWLIGERGSSVFELINGLPDGHILETLLKQPQIQRGLLNTRMLIAFIAMVGHTGNASLWLNSPHGNPLLSQISRTYHSEKYCMAVNQFSEKLDAPSTSTRE